One window of Jatrophihabitans sp. genomic DNA carries:
- a CDS encoding isochorismatase family protein produces the protein MAGIPTIANYFQPTVDKLPTNIATWVPDPDRSVLLLHDMQRFFLRPLPEQLRGELVSNAAQVRQQCAALGVPVGYTAQPGDMSPEQRGLLNAFWGKGMRASETDRKVVEPLAPGEDDWSFTKWRYSAFHRSDLLSTMRQHGRDQLILCGVYAHIGVLMTAVDAYSHDIETFLVADAVADFSERHHLLALEYAASTCAVVLSSKEIFA, from the coding sequence ATGGCCGGAATCCCGACCATCGCTAACTACTTCCAACCGACAGTCGACAAGTTGCCCACCAACATCGCCACGTGGGTGCCAGACCCCGACCGGTCGGTGTTGCTGCTGCATGACATGCAGCGCTTCTTCCTGCGCCCTCTTCCCGAGCAGCTGCGGGGTGAACTGGTGTCCAACGCGGCGCAGGTGCGCCAGCAGTGCGCTGCGCTGGGCGTGCCGGTCGGCTACACCGCGCAGCCTGGTGACATGTCCCCGGAGCAGCGCGGGCTGCTCAACGCCTTCTGGGGCAAGGGCATGCGGGCGTCCGAAACCGACCGCAAGGTCGTCGAACCGCTCGCTCCCGGAGAGGATGACTGGAGCTTCACCAAGTGGCGCTACAGCGCGTTCCACCGCTCCGACCTGCTGAGCACGATGCGCCAGCACGGCCGTGATCAGCTGATCCTCTGCGGGGTCTATGCCCATATCGGAGTGCTGATGACCGCCGTCGACGCCTACAGCCATGACATCGAGACCTTCCTGGTCGCCGACGCGGTGGCCGACTTCAGCGAGCGGCACCATCTGCTGGCGCTGGAGTACGCGGCCAGCACGTGCGCCGTGGTGCTGAGCTCGAAAGAGATTTTCGCATGA
- a CDS encoding ketoacyl-ACP synthase III, translating into MQDMTQGMSYGVGITAIGGRIPELVVTNADLENRLQTTDAWINENIGIQTRHWSAPEEGTSDLGAAALVDACQRAGVDLDSIDLVICGTYTPDHMIPAAAVAIMRKVGMRDVPGFDVNSGGCPGGVFALDVGAKFVASGQYRRVAVVLSDVTTKLFDPEDRTVGVIFGDAAACYLLEPTRPGVGLSSALMRSDPTTYETAFVKREKRSWPDGNPKQTHFGDNFCYMHGRSVRDYALDRIPDFVEELVKNSGLVMDQIDLVIFHQANYHLIHTLMERIGLPAEKTHTTVQRLGNTSGSGVPLALREALDEGRVKPGDVVALVAFGAGMSHGGTIIRWPEAEDYVRPW; encoded by the coding sequence ATGCAAGACATGACACAGGGCATGAGCTACGGAGTCGGGATCACCGCCATCGGAGGCCGGATTCCCGAGCTCGTAGTGACCAATGCCGACCTCGAGAACCGACTGCAGACGACCGACGCCTGGATCAACGAGAACATCGGCATTCAGACCCGGCACTGGTCCGCGCCTGAAGAGGGGACCTCAGACCTCGGCGCCGCGGCGCTGGTCGACGCCTGCCAGCGAGCCGGCGTGGACCTTGACTCGATCGACCTGGTGATCTGCGGGACGTACACGCCCGACCACATGATTCCGGCCGCGGCGGTCGCCATCATGCGCAAGGTGGGCATGCGCGACGTGCCCGGCTTCGACGTCAACAGCGGTGGCTGCCCCGGCGGCGTCTTCGCGCTGGACGTCGGGGCCAAGTTCGTCGCCTCCGGACAGTACCGGCGGGTGGCCGTGGTGCTCTCCGACGTGACCACCAAGCTCTTTGACCCCGAGGACCGCACGGTCGGGGTCATCTTCGGTGACGCGGCGGCCTGCTACCTGCTCGAGCCCACCCGGCCCGGGGTGGGGCTGTCCTCGGCCCTCATGCGCAGTGACCCCACCACGTACGAGACTGCCTTTGTCAAAAGGGAAAAGCGCAGCTGGCCGGACGGCAACCCGAAGCAGACGCACTTCGGCGACAACTTCTGCTACATGCACGGCCGCTCGGTTCGGGACTACGCGCTCGACCGCATCCCCGACTTCGTCGAGGAGCTGGTGAAGAACAGCGGGCTGGTGATGGACCAGATCGACCTGGTGATCTTCCACCAGGCCAACTACCACCTGATTCACACGCTCATGGAGCGGATCGGGTTGCCGGCGGAGAAGACGCACACGACGGTGCAGCGACTGGGCAACACCTCGGGCTCGGGAGTCCCCCTGGCGCTGCGTGAGGCCCTGGACGAGGGTCGGGTGAAGCCCGGTGACGTGGTGGCCCTGGTCGCCTTCGGCGCCGGCATGAGCCACGGCGGCACGATCATCCGGTGGCCTGAGGCCGAGGATTACGTCCGGCCCTGGTGA
- a CDS encoding 3-deoxy-7-phosphoheptulonate synthase, with protein MDSALFDAGSAPAAQQPQWEDLPQVLRVREQLSGKQPLVRAEDVAALRALLARVADGRAHVVQSGDCAEDPEECDRTSVLRKAALLDLLAATMTLTTHRPVLRVGRIGGQFCKPRSMNTEEVGGLVLPPYRGHLVNRPMPTLEARRPDPQHMLSGHSAASQVMDHLGWRDAAAPPVSQGPIWTSHEALLLDYEVPMLRPAEDGKLLLTSTHWPWIGDRTRQLDGAHVALLARLVNPVACKVGPRMTAEDLLALCQRLDPDRVPGRLTLIARMGANSVSTLLPPLIRAVRAAGHPVIWLSDPMHANTVRAPCGLKTRYLESIIREVRDFQIAVRASGGTPGGLHLETTPNNVSECVANEAAVHEVPYNYTSFCDPRLTAEQALLVASAWQSESELTACVEAEFATGEPADPELQTAGSGRRMAGQARLAPAATRLAPAHR; from the coding sequence GTGGACAGCGCCCTGTTCGACGCGGGGTCAGCACCCGCGGCGCAGCAACCCCAGTGGGAGGACCTCCCGCAGGTGTTGCGGGTCCGCGAGCAGCTGTCGGGCAAGCAGCCGCTGGTGCGTGCCGAGGACGTGGCTGCCCTGCGTGCGCTCCTGGCTCGGGTCGCTGACGGGCGCGCCCACGTCGTGCAGAGCGGCGACTGCGCCGAGGACCCCGAGGAGTGCGACCGGACCAGCGTGCTGCGCAAGGCGGCCCTGCTCGACCTGCTCGCCGCCACGATGACCCTCACCACCCATCGCCCGGTCCTGCGGGTCGGCCGGATAGGCGGGCAGTTCTGCAAGCCGCGCTCGATGAACACCGAAGAGGTCGGCGGCCTGGTGTTGCCGCCCTACCGAGGCCACCTGGTCAACCGGCCGATGCCCACTCTCGAGGCCCGACGGCCCGATCCTCAGCACATGCTGTCCGGGCACTCCGCCGCCAGCCAGGTCATGGATCACCTGGGTTGGCGCGACGCGGCGGCGCCCCCGGTGTCCCAAGGCCCGATCTGGACCAGCCACGAGGCCCTGCTGCTCGACTACGAGGTTCCGATGCTGCGGCCTGCCGAGGACGGCAAGCTGCTGCTGACCTCGACGCACTGGCCCTGGATCGGCGACCGCACCCGGCAGTTGGACGGCGCCCACGTCGCGCTGCTGGCAAGGCTGGTCAACCCGGTCGCCTGCAAGGTCGGACCACGCATGACGGCCGAGGACCTGCTGGCCCTGTGCCAGCGATTGGACCCGGACCGGGTTCCGGGCCGGCTGACCCTCATCGCCCGGATGGGCGCGAACTCCGTCAGCACCTTGCTGCCACCTCTGATCAGAGCTGTCCGAGCCGCCGGCCATCCGGTCATCTGGCTCAGTGACCCGATGCACGCCAACACGGTCAGGGCGCCATGCGGACTCAAGACCCGCTACCTGGAGTCGATCATTCGCGAGGTTCGCGACTTCCAGATCGCGGTTCGCGCCAGCGGCGGCACACCGGGTGGGCTGCATCTGGAGACCACTCCCAACAACGTCAGCGAGTGCGTGGCGAACGAGGCCGCGGTGCACGAAGTCCCCTACAACTACACCTCATTCTGCGATCCGCGGCTGACAGCGGAACAGGCTCTGCTGGTCGCCTCGGCATGGCAGTCCGAGTCCGAGCTCACCGCCTGTGTCGAAGCCGAGTTCGCGACCGGCGAGCCGGCCGACCCCGAGCTGCAGACGGCGGGATCCGGGCGCCGGATGGCCGGCCAGGCCCGGCTGGCTCCGGCGGCAACCCGGTTGGCGCCAGCACACCGGTAG
- a CDS encoding enoyl-CoA hydratase-related protein, with amino-acid sequence MTAADAATAAALTAADTAAGHGERDSDSDSVVFSRLSVRYQAGLTHLMLNRPHRRNAIDLELAREILAATLLERTAASRCVLISGAGDHFCVGGDLKSFLGQPDLPEHLGAVTGYLHAAMARLAAMPAPLVVAAQGHVAGAGLGLACLGDVTVTESGSTFRSAYAAIGLSPDAATSYRLPRLLGLRRAQRMTLAGYVLPAEEAVDWGLCTESGPPGSALSRARAIAEQLAQGPTQAYGETNRLLAESSRRSLAEQLEDESLTLSRVARTPDAAEGIAAFLARRTPGFTGAASRPVSDDAACRGRPVSLPRPPVSGQEQPMSGQER; translated from the coding sequence ATGACCGCAGCCGACGCCGCCACCGCGGCCGCGCTGACAGCAGCCGACACCGCGGCCGGTCACGGCGAGCGCGACAGCGACAGCGACAGCGTGGTGTTCAGTCGGCTGAGCGTGAGGTATCAAGCTGGGCTCACCCACCTCATGCTCAACCGGCCGCACCGGCGCAACGCCATCGACCTCGAGCTGGCCCGGGAGATCTTGGCCGCCACGCTGCTGGAGCGCACCGCCGCCAGCCGTTGTGTGCTGATCTCAGGCGCCGGCGACCATTTCTGCGTGGGCGGGGACCTCAAGAGCTTTCTGGGGCAGCCGGACCTGCCGGAGCACCTCGGCGCCGTCACCGGCTACCTGCATGCGGCGATGGCGCGGCTGGCGGCGATGCCGGCGCCGCTGGTCGTGGCGGCCCAGGGCCACGTGGCGGGCGCCGGCCTGGGGCTGGCCTGCCTGGGCGATGTGACGGTGACCGAGTCGGGCAGCACGTTCCGCTCGGCCTACGCGGCAATCGGACTTTCCCCTGACGCGGCGACGAGTTACCGGCTGCCTCGGTTGCTGGGCCTGCGCCGCGCGCAGCGGATGACCCTGGCCGGTTACGTGCTGCCGGCCGAGGAGGCGGTGGACTGGGGGCTGTGCACCGAGTCCGGGCCGCCCGGCTCGGCTCTGAGCCGGGCCCGGGCGATCGCCGAGCAACTGGCTCAAGGCCCGACCCAGGCATACGGTGAGACCAACCGGCTGCTGGCCGAGTCCTCGCGGCGCTCGCTCGCCGAGCAGCTGGAGGACGAGTCGCTGACCCTCAGCAGGGTCGCCAGGACCCCCGACGCCGCCGAAGGCATCGCGGCGTTCCTCGCGCGCCGGACGCCTGGCTTCACAGGTGCGGCGTCCCGGCCGGTCTCCGACGACGCCGCCTGCCGCGGACGGCCGGTGTCCTTGCCCAGACCGCCCGTGAGCGGGCAAGAGCAGCCGATGAGCGGGCAGGAAAGGTAG
- a CDS encoding NAD(P)-dependent oxidoreductase has translation MRVLVAGATGVIGRQLVPVLISAGHEVVAVSRGRSQAPDQVGVTAVVADILDRGAITRVVREQAPDAIVHIATAIPAEINPKKLAADFEATNRLRTEGTRNLIEAASEAGVGRVVTEGLAYAYDPSSSTPAAEGAPLWQAPPKQFAPVLEALQELERLTAQANGLVLRFGHLYGPGSIYASDGSFVNQVRAGKVPLVGGGTSTFSFTHSYDAATAILAAVQSHGTGSLNIVDDEPAQMSVWLPVLADILGARKPKGAPAMMAKLAVGDWGVAFMTKLRGADNSNAKRSLDWQPKYTSWRTGFVSELQNGKNG, from the coding sequence ATGCGAGTTCTTGTAGCGGGCGCGACCGGAGTCATCGGCAGGCAGTTGGTCCCGGTGCTCATATCGGCCGGCCATGAGGTCGTCGCGGTGTCGCGGGGTCGTAGCCAGGCGCCGGATCAGGTCGGCGTGACTGCTGTGGTCGCCGACATCCTGGACCGCGGCGCCATCACCCGGGTGGTGCGCGAGCAAGCGCCCGACGCCATAGTCCATATCGCCACCGCCATCCCGGCCGAGATCAACCCCAAGAAGCTGGCCGCTGACTTCGAGGCCACCAATCGGCTGCGTACCGAGGGCACTCGTAACCTGATCGAGGCGGCCTCGGAGGCCGGGGTGGGCCGAGTCGTCACCGAGGGCCTGGCCTACGCCTATGACCCCAGTTCCAGCACGCCGGCCGCCGAGGGCGCTCCGCTGTGGCAGGCCCCCCCGAAGCAGTTCGCCCCGGTGCTCGAAGCTCTGCAAGAACTCGAGCGGCTCACCGCCCAAGCCAACGGCTTGGTGCTGCGGTTCGGCCACCTGTACGGTCCGGGTTCGATCTACGCCAGCGACGGCTCCTTCGTCAACCAGGTGAGGGCCGGCAAGGTTCCGCTGGTCGGCGGTGGCACCTCCACCTTCTCCTTCACCCATTCATACGACGCGGCGACTGCCATTCTGGCGGCGGTGCAGAGCCATGGAACTGGCAGCCTGAACATCGTCGACGACGAGCCGGCGCAGATGAGCGTCTGGCTGCCGGTGCTGGCTGACATCCTCGGCGCGCGCAAGCCCAAGGGCGCGCCCGCCATGATGGCCAAGCTCGCCGTGGGCGACTGGGGCGTGGCGTTCATGACCAAGTTGCGTGGCGCGGACAACTCCAACGCCAAGCGCAGCCTTGATTGGCAGCCGAAGTACACCTCCTGGCGGACCGGTTTCGTCAGCGAGCTGCAGAACGGCAAGAACGGCTGA
- a CDS encoding amidohydrolase family protein — MPTANRIDVHHHIIPPGYGDWLREQGLGAEGAPLPSWSKEQALAVMDRHGIAAALLSLSGPGVHLGDDEQARAKAREINSYTAEVVASAPDRFGFFATVTLPDVEGAVAEAGYALDELQADGVILFANSGGLYLGDPAFEPLLAALEARSATVLVHPGELPGGGVAGLPPVAVDYPFDTTRAAVNLAMTGALSRYPSIKFILPHGGGFLPYQAYRVAPVIAQGGDPGAALQTLRQFYFDTGLCGSPAALPSLLAFADPQRLMYGSDWPYAPEFAIDYFDGLFDAYPMDAESRVRIERANAEALFPRLAGGGR, encoded by the coding sequence TTGCCTACCGCCAACCGAATCGACGTTCACCACCACATCATCCCCCCCGGCTACGGCGATTGGCTGCGTGAGCAGGGCCTCGGCGCCGAGGGAGCGCCGCTGCCGTCCTGGTCGAAGGAGCAGGCGCTGGCGGTGATGGACCGGCACGGTATCGCCGCCGCGCTGCTCTCGCTGTCCGGGCCCGGGGTGCATCTCGGCGATGACGAGCAGGCCCGGGCCAAGGCCCGCGAGATCAACTCCTACACCGCTGAAGTGGTCGCCTCGGCGCCCGACCGCTTCGGCTTCTTCGCCACGGTGACGCTTCCCGACGTCGAGGGCGCGGTCGCCGAGGCCGGCTATGCCCTCGACGAGCTGCAGGCCGACGGCGTCATCCTGTTCGCCAACAGCGGCGGCCTCTACCTCGGCGACCCCGCCTTCGAGCCGCTGCTGGCCGCGCTGGAGGCGCGCTCGGCGACGGTGCTGGTCCACCCGGGCGAGCTTCCCGGCGGGGGTGTCGCCGGCCTGCCGCCGGTCGCCGTGGACTACCCGTTCGACACCACCCGGGCCGCGGTCAACCTGGCGATGACCGGGGCGCTGAGCCGGTACCCGAGCATCAAGTTCATCCTGCCGCACGGTGGCGGTTTCCTTCCGTACCAGGCCTACCGCGTCGCGCCCGTGATCGCGCAGGGCGGCGATCCGGGCGCCGCTCTGCAGACCCTGCGCCAGTTCTACTTCGACACCGGCCTGTGCGGCTCCCCGGCCGCGCTGCCGAGCCTGCTCGCCTTCGCCGACCCGCAACGGCTGATGTACGGCAGCGACTGGCCTTACGCGCCGGAGTTCGCCATCGACTACTTCGACGGCCTCTTCGACGCCTATCCCATGGACGCCGAGTCCCGCGTCCGGATCGAACGCGCCAATGCCGAGGCGCTGTTCCCCCGGTTGGCAGGCGGCGGCCGCTGA
- a CDS encoding anthranilate synthase family protein: MSVVSVGSEVLDQIFCPDPPPFAVLFRPEATGRNTLTVLLGDVSLPGSLAELPRPAHDSLTGPRHEVLAVIPYRQIAERGYSCVDDGAPLIAMTVTSQATVTRGQLTDRIDDAPISLTVAGFDIDDATYAETVRRVLVNEIGEGVGANFVIKRSFVADISEYTPQSALVLFSRLLARESGAYWTFIVHAGGRTFVGATPERHVSMRGGTAMMNPISGTYRYPASGATLDGVLKFLTDAKETDELYMVVDEELKMMAQICSGGGRVVGPYLREMAQLAHTEYFIEGHSVLDPRDVLRETMFAPTVTGGPLESACRVISRYEPEGRGYYSGAIALIGRDEQGEATLDSAILIRSAEIDSTGRLRVGVGATLVRHSRPEDEVLETRAKAASLITALQANTAARFGADPRVQTALAERNSLIAKFWRTSETGRATADPELAGRRVLVVDAEDTFTSMLDNQLCAMGLDVTVRRFDQPYDFEGYDLVVMGPGPGDPRDLNDPKIAHMHAAMRRLIQDRRPLLAVCLSHQVLSMQLGLSLVRRAVPNQGLQLSIDLFGTPERVGFYNAFAALSSEDKLDHPSLGLIEISREVETGEVHALRGHGFASVQFHAESVLTQDGPGIIAGLLRAALTDRVLSPG; the protein is encoded by the coding sequence ATGAGTGTTGTCTCTGTGGGCAGCGAGGTGCTGGATCAGATCTTCTGCCCCGACCCCCCGCCGTTCGCCGTTCTCTTTCGTCCCGAGGCCACCGGCAGGAACACCCTCACCGTCCTGCTCGGTGATGTGAGCCTGCCCGGATCGCTAGCCGAGCTTCCCCGGCCGGCACATGACAGCCTGACCGGGCCCCGGCACGAGGTGCTCGCGGTCATCCCGTACCGCCAGATAGCCGAACGCGGATACAGCTGCGTCGACGACGGAGCGCCGCTGATCGCGATGACGGTCACCAGCCAGGCGACCGTGACCCGCGGGCAGCTGACCGATCGGATCGACGACGCCCCGATCAGCCTCACCGTCGCAGGATTCGACATCGACGACGCCACCTACGCCGAGACGGTGCGTCGGGTCCTGGTCAACGAGATCGGCGAGGGCGTGGGCGCCAACTTCGTCATCAAGCGGTCCTTCGTGGCCGACATCAGCGAGTACACGCCGCAGAGCGCGCTGGTTCTGTTCTCGCGGCTGCTGGCGCGGGAGTCCGGCGCCTACTGGACATTCATCGTCCATGCCGGCGGGCGCACCTTTGTCGGCGCGACGCCGGAGCGGCACGTGAGCATGCGCGGCGGGACCGCCATGATGAATCCGATCAGCGGCACGTACCGCTACCCGGCATCAGGGGCGACCCTGGACGGCGTCCTGAAGTTCCTCACCGACGCCAAGGAGACCGACGAGCTGTACATGGTCGTCGACGAGGAACTCAAGATGATGGCTCAGATCTGCTCCGGTGGCGGCCGGGTGGTCGGGCCCTACCTGCGGGAGATGGCGCAGCTGGCCCACACCGAGTATTTCATCGAGGGCCATAGCGTCCTCGACCCACGCGACGTCCTGCGCGAGACGATGTTCGCGCCCACGGTGACCGGTGGCCCGTTGGAGAGCGCATGCCGGGTCATCAGCCGCTACGAGCCCGAAGGCCGCGGCTACTACAGCGGCGCTATCGCCCTCATCGGCCGCGACGAGCAAGGAGAGGCCACGCTGGACTCGGCCATCCTCATACGCAGCGCGGAGATCGACTCGACCGGGCGGTTGCGAGTCGGGGTCGGCGCCACTCTGGTCCGGCACTCCCGGCCCGAGGACGAGGTGCTCGAGACCCGGGCCAAGGCTGCCAGCCTCATCACGGCGCTGCAGGCCAACACCGCCGCCCGCTTCGGCGCCGACCCCCGGGTCCAGACCGCGCTGGCAGAGCGGAACTCGCTCATCGCCAAGTTCTGGCGCACCAGCGAGACCGGGCGCGCGACGGCCGATCCTGAGCTCGCCGGCCGCCGGGTGCTGGTAGTCGACGCCGAGGACACGTTCACCTCGATGCTCGACAACCAGCTGTGCGCGATGGGCCTGGACGTCACGGTGCGCAGGTTCGATCAGCCCTATGACTTCGAGGGCTATGACCTGGTCGTGATGGGTCCGGGCCCCGGAGACCCCCGAGACCTCAACGATCCCAAGATCGCCCATATGCACGCTGCCATGCGCCGGCTGATCCAGGACCGGCGGCCGCTGCTGGCGGTGTGCCTGAGCCACCAGGTGCTGAGCATGCAGCTGGGTCTCAGCCTGGTCCGCCGAGCGGTTCCCAACCAGGGGCTGCAACTGAGCATCGACCTTTTCGGCACGCCGGAACGAGTCGGTTTCTACAACGCGTTCGCGGCCCTGAGCAGCGAGGACAAACTCGACCATCCCAGCCTCGGGCTGATCGAGATCAGCCGTGAGGTCGAGACAGGTGAGGTGCATGCCCTGCGCGGGCACGGCTTCGCCTCCGTGCAGTTCCACGCCGAGTCGGTGTTGACCCAGGACGGGCCGGGCATCATCGCCGGCCTGCTACGCGCCGCCCTGACCGACCGGGTGCTCTCACCGGGCTAA
- a CDS encoding SDR family NAD(P)-dependent oxidoreductase — translation MDIVGNVALIAGGTSGLGLAVARRLLDAGGQVVLMGRSAERAEKAQAELGRDVCFVAGDVSESADVQAAVEAAQRLGRLGIAVTCAGVARTGSVLGREQPFALEEFDHIVRMNLMGTFNVVRLAAQAMSANTPQLGDRGVIVCTSSIAAYDGQRGQAAYAASKAGIVGMTLPLARDLARHAIRVMTVAPGLFETPMLGELPDEARDALVRQTPHPRRLGQADEYASLVAHIVENSMLNGEVIRLDGAMRLGVSSRS, via the coding sequence ATGGACATCGTGGGCAACGTCGCACTCATCGCCGGTGGCACCTCCGGTCTCGGGCTGGCAGTGGCCCGGCGGCTGCTTGACGCCGGGGGGCAGGTGGTGCTGATGGGCCGCTCGGCCGAGCGGGCCGAGAAGGCTCAGGCCGAGCTGGGCCGCGACGTCTGTTTCGTGGCCGGCGATGTGAGCGAGTCGGCGGACGTGCAGGCCGCTGTCGAGGCCGCTCAGCGGCTGGGCCGGCTGGGCATCGCGGTCACCTGCGCCGGAGTCGCCAGGACCGGAAGCGTGCTCGGCCGCGAGCAACCCTTCGCGCTCGAGGAGTTCGACCACATCGTGCGCATGAACCTGATGGGCACGTTCAACGTGGTCCGGCTGGCGGCTCAGGCCATGTCGGCCAACACCCCCCAGCTCGGCGATCGGGGTGTCATCGTCTGCACGTCCTCCATCGCCGCCTACGACGGTCAACGGGGCCAGGCGGCGTATGCGGCGTCCAAGGCCGGCATCGTCGGCATGACCCTGCCGCTGGCTCGCGACCTGGCCCGGCACGCGATCCGCGTCATGACGGTGGCGCCGGGTTTGTTCGAGACCCCGATGCTGGGTGAGCTGCCCGATGAGGCGCGCGACGCGCTGGTGCGCCAGACGCCGCACCCCAGGCGATTGGGCCAAGCCGACGAGTACGCCTCGCTGGTGGCTCACATCGTGGAGAACTCGATGCTCAACGGCGAGGTCATCCGGCTGGACGGCGCCATGCGGCTGGGTGTGTCCAGCCGGTCCTGA
- a CDS encoding 2,3-dihydro-2,3-dihydroxybenzoate dehydrogenase: MESMDNKTAVVTGAASGIGEAVAWALGQAGVTVAAVDRDRDRLEAVVAKMSADGIRAEAFPADVTSSAQVQAAVEEIENRLGPLDYLVNAAGVLRMGPARSLSDTDWHDTFAVNATGVFLMCRAVVNRMIPRRSGAIVTVASNAASVARMEMSAYCASKAAATMFTKSLGLEVAQYGIRCNLVAPGSTDTPMLQSMWHDENGPKATLEGNLDAYKVGIPLRKLARPSDIADAVAFLLSDRAGHITMHELTVDGGATLGV; the protein is encoded by the coding sequence ATGGAAAGCATGGACAACAAGACAGCGGTCGTGACCGGCGCAGCCAGCGGGATCGGTGAAGCCGTGGCGTGGGCACTCGGCCAGGCCGGTGTGACCGTCGCCGCGGTGGACCGGGACCGCGATCGGCTGGAGGCCGTCGTCGCCAAGATGTCGGCCGACGGCATCCGGGCCGAGGCGTTTCCCGCGGACGTGACCAGCTCCGCGCAGGTGCAGGCCGCGGTCGAGGAGATCGAGAACCGCCTGGGCCCGCTGGACTATCTCGTCAACGCCGCGGGCGTGCTTCGGATGGGACCGGCGCGCTCCCTCAGCGACACCGACTGGCATGACACCTTCGCGGTCAACGCCACCGGCGTCTTCCTGATGTGCCGGGCGGTGGTCAACCGGATGATCCCGCGACGGAGCGGGGCGATCGTCACCGTCGCGTCCAACGCCGCCAGTGTCGCGAGGATGGAGATGTCGGCCTACTGCGCTTCCAAGGCAGCGGCCACCATGTTCACCAAAAGCCTCGGCCTTGAGGTGGCCCAGTATGGAATCCGCTGCAATCTCGTGGCGCCGGGGTCTACCGACACCCCCATGCTGCAGTCGATGTGGCACGACGAGAACGGACCGAAGGCGACCCTGGAGGGCAACCTCGACGCTTACAAGGTGGGCATTCCGCTGCGCAAGCTGGCCCGCCCGTCCGACATCGCCGACGCGGTGGCGTTCCTGCTGTCCGACCGTGCCGGCCATATCACCATGCACGAACTCACAGTCGACGGCGGCGCCACTCTCGGCGTGTGA
- the pcaB gene encoding 3-carboxy-cis,cis-muconate cycloisomerase produces the protein MTGQPAFLMDVGLLSPARAGTPIEALVCDQAWLQAMLDAEAALARAQARLGVVPESAAQAITAAARADRIDLRAVALAARENANPVVALVRAFTAVVAQDDPAAAEYVHRGSTSQDIFDTGAMLVAVRALRLIRAELARTIAALAALAQGHRDTVMAGRTLGLHAVPTTFGLKAAGWRQLLLAADQRLAALVEGGLPFALGGAAGTLAGYLEYASLDSENPPPEPAEYLDRLLSAFAAETGLARPPLPWHALRTPIADLAAALTLTAGALGKIAVDVQSLSRTEVGELAEPTVAGRGASSAMPHKRNPVLSTLVRSVAIQVPALAAGLTYCLLSEDERSAGAWHAEWQPLRECLRLTGGAAHTAAELVEGLTVLPETMRSNLGLTGGQVVSERIVAVLTPLLGKAEARRRLDEASRTASDAGRALDEVLADDEEISGLLTAQQLAQLCDPARYTGMAGPLVDGALRG, from the coding sequence ATGACCGGGCAACCCGCGTTCCTGATGGACGTGGGGTTGCTCTCACCGGCCCGGGCCGGCACGCCGATCGAGGCGCTGGTCTGCGATCAGGCGTGGTTGCAGGCGATGCTGGACGCCGAAGCCGCGCTGGCTCGGGCTCAGGCACGCCTTGGCGTCGTGCCGGAGTCCGCGGCCCAGGCCATCACGGCCGCCGCGCGAGCCGATCGGATCGACCTTCGGGCGGTAGCCCTGGCCGCCCGTGAGAACGCCAATCCGGTGGTGGCCCTGGTACGCGCGTTCACCGCCGTGGTGGCCCAGGACGATCCTGCCGCAGCCGAGTACGTGCACCGCGGCTCCACCAGCCAGGACATCTTCGACACCGGCGCCATGCTGGTCGCCGTCCGCGCGCTGCGGCTGATCCGGGCAGAGCTGGCCCGGACGATCGCCGCGCTTGCCGCGTTGGCCCAAGGCCATCGCGACACGGTCATGGCCGGCCGGACGCTGGGCCTGCACGCGGTTCCCACCACGTTCGGCCTCAAAGCCGCCGGCTGGCGTCAGCTGTTGCTGGCGGCCGACCAGCGACTGGCCGCGCTTGTCGAAGGCGGCCTGCCCTTCGCGCTCGGCGGAGCGGCCGGCACCCTGGCCGGCTACCTGGAGTACGCCAGCCTGGACAGTGAGAATCCGCCGCCGGAGCCGGCTGAGTACTTGGACCGGCTGCTCTCCGCGTTCGCGGCGGAGACCGGCTTGGCGCGGCCCCCGCTGCCCTGGCACGCGCTGCGCACGCCGATCGCGGACCTGGCCGCCGCGCTGACCTTGACGGCGGGCGCCCTGGGCAAGATCGCTGTCGATGTCCAGTCCCTGTCCCGGACCGAGGTCGGCGAGCTGGCAGAGCCCACGGTCGCCGGCCGGGGCGCGTCCTCGGCCATGCCGCACAAGCGCAATCCGGTGCTGTCGACCCTGGTGCGCAGCGTCGCCATCCAGGTGCCGGCGCTGGCCGCCGGGTTGACCTACTGCCTGCTTTCGGAGGACGAGCGCTCGGCAGGGGCCTGGCACGCGGAATGGCAACCGCTGCGGGAGTGCCTGCGGCTCACCGGCGGCGCCGCGCACACGGCTGCCGAGCTAGTCGAGGGCTTGACGGTGCTGCCGGAGACAATGCGATCCAACCTCGGCCTGACCGGCGGCCAGGTGGTGTCGGAGCGGATCGTCGCCGTGCTGACTCCGCTGCTGGGCAAGGCCGAGGCCAGGCGCCGGCTGGACGAGGCATCCCGGACCGCCAGCGACGCCGGGCGCGCCCTGGACGAGGTGCTGGCCGACGACGAGGAGATCTCAGGGCTGCTGACGGCTCAGCAGCTGGCCCAGCTGTGCGATCCCGCTCGCTACACCGGTATGGCAGGCCCGCTCGTCGACGGCGCGCTGCGGGGCTGA